One window of Bacillus alkalicellulosilyticus genomic DNA carries:
- the fabG gene encoding 3-oxoacyl-ACP reductase FabG, whose product MLQGKTALVTGASRGIGRSVALELAKQGANVVVNYAGSQAKAEAVVAEIKELGVDGFAIQADVANSEDVQAMVKEVISTFGSLDILVNNAGITRDTLVMRMKEEDWDAVINTNLKGVFLCSKAVMRQMMKQRSGKIINVASVVGVLGNAGQANYVAAKAGVIGLTKSLARELANRNIQVNAIAPGFIETDMTDQLPEDVKTELLKQIPLGTLGQPEHIARVIRFLASEDAAYMTGQTLHVDGGMVMP is encoded by the coding sequence ATGTTACAAGGAAAAACAGCTTTAGTAACCGGGGCCTCTCGCGGAATTGGTCGCTCTGTGGCATTAGAATTAGCCAAACAAGGAGCTAATGTTGTCGTAAATTACGCTGGTAGTCAGGCAAAAGCAGAAGCGGTTGTTGCAGAAATTAAAGAGCTTGGTGTCGATGGATTTGCCATTCAAGCAGATGTCGCAAACAGTGAAGATGTTCAAGCAATGGTAAAAGAAGTGATTTCAACTTTTGGTTCTTTGGATATACTAGTAAATAATGCAGGAATTACTCGAGATACATTAGTGATGCGAATGAAAGAAGAAGATTGGGATGCCGTTATTAATACCAATCTAAAAGGTGTATTTTTATGTTCAAAAGCAGTGATGCGTCAAATGATGAAACAACGTTCTGGAAAAATCATTAATGTAGCATCTGTAGTCGGTGTGTTAGGAAACGCGGGTCAAGCGAATTATGTAGCAGCTAAAGCGGGAGTTATTGGATTAACCAAATCTTTAGCTCGAGAGTTAGCAAACCGAAACATCCAAGTTAATGCTATTGCGCCTGGGTTTATTGAAACAGATATGACGGATCAATTACCGGAAGATGTAAAAACAGAGTTACTAAAACAGATTCCATTAGGCACTCTCGGACAACCAGAACATATTGCTCGTGTCATCCGTTTTCTTGCCTCAGAAGATGCAGCTTATATGACGGGTCAAACCCTTCATGTTGACGGTGGGATGGTTATGCCATAA
- the fabD gene encoding ACP S-malonyltransferase, which translates to MGKTAFIFPGQGSQFVGMGKQLASENEKVAAIFAQADERLGYSLSDIIFNGPEDDLKRTEHTQPALLTMSTAVLTALQSYDITPDYVAGHSLGEYSALVCANALTYSDAVYTVRQRGLFMEEAVPTGEGAMAAILGMEREDLQGITEEVSNSVASVELANLNCPGQIVISGTAEGVEAASAKAKENGAKRVIPLQVSGPFHSSLMKPAAEKLSDVLQSVTINDATVPVIANVTASEITFATDIKEKLVEQVYSPVLWEDSVRKMLDLGVDTFVEIGAGNVLSGLVRKVQRRVNVFSISDSESLQKFIEGR; encoded by the coding sequence ATGGGGAAAACTGCATTTATCTTTCCAGGACAAGGCTCACAGTTTGTTGGAATGGGAAAACAACTCGCCTCTGAAAATGAAAAAGTCGCGGCCATTTTTGCACAAGCAGATGAAAGATTAGGGTATTCATTATCCGATATTATTTTTAATGGGCCTGAAGATGACCTAAAACGAACAGAACATACCCAACCTGCGTTACTTACGATGAGTACAGCGGTTTTAACAGCATTGCAATCCTACGACATTACACCTGATTATGTAGCGGGTCACAGCCTAGGTGAATATAGTGCTCTTGTTTGTGCCAATGCTCTCACTTATTCAGATGCCGTGTATACCGTTCGTCAACGAGGTTTGTTTATGGAAGAAGCGGTTCCAACAGGTGAAGGAGCAATGGCAGCCATCCTTGGAATGGAACGTGAGGACTTACAGGGAATTACGGAAGAAGTAAGTAATTCTGTCGCTAGTGTAGAATTGGCGAACTTAAATTGTCCTGGACAAATTGTTATTAGTGGAACGGCAGAGGGTGTCGAAGCGGCTTCAGCAAAAGCGAAAGAAAATGGAGCAAAGAGAGTCATTCCTCTTCAAGTAAGTGGGCCTTTTCATTCAAGTTTAATGAAACCTGCTGCAGAAAAACTTAGCGATGTGCTTCAATCTGTTACCATTAATGATGCCACTGTTCCAGTGATTGCAAATGTGACAGCATCTGAGATTACATTTGCAACAGATATAAAAGAAAAACTAGTAGAACAAGTATATTCTCCTGTGTTATGGGAGGACAGCGTTCGAAAAATGCTTGACCTAGGAGTAGACACTTTTGTTGAAATAGGGGCAGGAAACGTACTTAGTGGACTGGTGAGAAAAGTACAGCGTCGAGTGAATGTGTTTTCAATAAGCGATAGTGAATCATTACAAAAATTCATTGAAGGAAGGTGA
- the plsX gene encoding phosphate acyltransferase PlsX, producing MRIAIDVMGGEKAPKAPVEAAINAIKKFPNLEITLVGKEEEIRKYLSDETRITIIHTDEMIEDEDVPTTAVRRKKNASMVLTVKEVKEGRADACVSAGNTGALMTAGLLLIGRINGIDRPALAPMLPTLNGEGFLLLDVGANMDAKPEHLLQYAIMGNIYMKMVRKVRKPRVGLLNVGTEEGKGNELMKQTFPLLQEGDYYFLGNIEARDLLEGVADVVVCDGFSGNLVLKSTEGAGKTLFSLIKRELTSTFFSKVLAGMLKPSFLRIKKTMDYTEYGGAALFGLKAPVIKSHGSSDEKAFYNTILQAKEMVDEQVITTIKNEVAKYNSKGE from the coding sequence ATGAGAATTGCAATTGATGTAATGGGAGGAGAAAAGGCTCCGAAAGCACCAGTGGAAGCTGCTATTAACGCAATAAAGAAATTTCCTAACTTGGAAATTACCCTAGTTGGAAAAGAAGAAGAGATTCGCAAATACCTAAGCGATGAAACGAGAATTACAATTATACATACGGATGAAATGATAGAAGATGAAGATGTACCGACAACAGCAGTTCGACGTAAGAAAAATGCTTCTATGGTCTTAACGGTAAAAGAAGTAAAAGAAGGTCGAGCAGATGCCTGTGTTTCAGCGGGGAATACAGGAGCATTAATGACTGCAGGACTTTTGTTGATTGGAAGAATCAATGGAATTGACCGACCAGCACTTGCGCCAATGTTGCCAACATTAAATGGTGAAGGATTTCTGTTATTAGATGTTGGAGCTAATATGGACGCTAAGCCAGAACACCTACTTCAATATGCAATTATGGGTAACATTTATATGAAAATGGTTCGTAAAGTAAGAAAACCAAGAGTCGGTCTCCTAAATGTTGGAACAGAAGAAGGGAAAGGCAACGAGCTGATGAAACAAACTTTCCCTCTCCTTCAAGAAGGCGATTATTATTTCCTTGGTAATATAGAAGCGAGAGATTTATTGGAAGGTGTAGCAGATGTCGTTGTGTGTGATGGTTTCTCTGGAAATCTCGTTTTGAAATCAACAGAGGGAGCAGGAAAAACGTTATTCTCTCTCATTAAACGAGAATTAACGAGTACATTCTTTTCTAAAGTACTAGCAGGTATGCTTAAACCTAGCTTTTTGCGAATTAAGAAAACGATGGATTATACAGAATATGGAGGAGCAGCCCTATTTGGTTTAAAGGCTCCCGTCATTAAATCACATGGTTCTTCTGATGAAAAAGCATTTTATAACACCATCCTGCAAGCAAAGGAAATGGTGGATGAGCAAGTCATAACCACGATAAAAAATGAAGTAGCTAAGTATAACAGTAAAGGAGAATAA
- the fapR gene encoding transcription factor FapR encodes MKRSKKERQTLLKELIETNPFVTDEALAKQFSVSVQTIRLDRMELSIPELRERIKDVAKTKLDEVRALPIEEVIGEIIDLDLDHSAISILDIGPEHVFSRTQIARGHHLFAQANSLAVAIIDDEMALTAKATIRFTRQVKVNERVIAKAKVNKLDKERTIVEVNSFVEQEPVFSGQFIMFRSKKNNR; translated from the coding sequence ATGAAACGGTCGAAAAAAGAACGTCAAACGTTACTTAAGGAATTAATTGAAACCAATCCTTTTGTGACGGATGAAGCATTAGCAAAACAATTTTCGGTAAGTGTCCAGACCATTCGTTTGGACCGAATGGAGCTTTCTATACCGGAGTTGAGAGAGCGAATAAAGGATGTTGCAAAAACAAAGCTTGATGAGGTACGAGCATTGCCGATCGAAGAGGTAATCGGAGAAATCATCGACCTGGACCTTGACCATAGTGCGATTTCAATACTTGATATTGGTCCTGAACATGTTTTTTCACGGACTCAAATCGCTAGAGGACATCATTTGTTCGCTCAAGCCAATTCTTTAGCGGTTGCCATCATTGATGATGAAATGGCTTTAACAGCTAAAGCCACCATTCGGTTTACTCGCCAAGTAAAAGTAAATGAAAGAGTTATTGCAAAGGCAAAAGTAAATAAATTAGACAAAGAACGGACGATTGTTGAAGTGAATAGCTTTGTTGAACAGGAACCTGTATTTTCAGGTCAATTTATTATGTTTCGTTCAAAAAAGAATAATAGATGA
- the recG gene encoding ATP-dependent DNA helicase RecG, which produces MSYYDDVSVIRGVGEETAQQLAVLGIRTVADLIEYFPYRYEDYQLRDIHDIKHDERVTLAGVIQSEPVTRFFGKKKSKTTIRILVGNILITAAIFNRSYVKNQMKLGETITLTGKWDQHRLTVTVSEYKLGLQNSNELSPVYSVAGKLTVKQLRKLIYEAIKQHGDAIPEWLPVDVLDKYKLMPRRDAIITLHYPKESVHVKQARRRMVYEEFLLFQLKMQAFRKMSREQASGISYDIDMNKVDAFIDSLPFELTKAQKRVVSEILQDISSPLRMNRLLQGDVGSGKTAVAAVCMYAVISSGAQAALMVPTEILAEQHLDSLTELLEPFGVSVTLLTSSVKGKKRRERLEKLATGEIQMIVGTHALIQEEVIFHKLGLVITDEQHRFGVEQRRVLRDKGEHPDVLFMTATPIPRTLAISVFGDMDVSVIDELPAGRKQIETYWAKHNQLDRVLNFIQKELQKGRQAYVICPLIEESEKLDVQNAIDVHAILQSHYQNYKVGLMHGRLSSTEKDEVMEDFSTNTTQILVSTTVVEVGVNVPNASIMVIYDAERFGLSQLHQLRGRVGRGEFQSYCILLADPKSEVGKERMKIMTETNDGFVLSEKDLELRGPGDFFGQKQSGLPHFKLGDIVHDFRTLEVARQDASELVRTKAFWEDGSWALIRNYLKENGVFDGEKLD; this is translated from the coding sequence ATGAGTTATTATGATGATGTTTCAGTGATAAGAGGTGTGGGAGAAGAAACAGCTCAACAATTAGCTGTATTAGGAATTCGAACGGTTGCTGACTTAATAGAATACTTTCCTTATCGATATGAAGACTATCAATTAAGGGATATTCATGATATTAAACATGATGAACGAGTAACATTAGCGGGTGTCATTCAAAGTGAACCTGTCACCCGTTTTTTTGGAAAGAAAAAGTCAAAAACAACGATTCGAATTCTTGTCGGAAATATTTTAATTACTGCTGCCATTTTTAATCGGTCCTATGTCAAAAATCAAATGAAATTAGGAGAAACCATTACGTTAACAGGGAAATGGGATCAGCATCGATTAACCGTAACAGTAAGTGAATATAAACTAGGATTACAGAATAGTAATGAATTATCCCCAGTATACTCAGTAGCAGGAAAACTAACGGTGAAACAGTTGCGAAAATTAATATATGAAGCGATAAAACAACATGGGGACGCTATTCCAGAATGGTTGCCAGTTGATGTGTTGGATAAATACAAATTAATGCCTCGAAGAGATGCTATAATCACGCTTCACTATCCGAAGGAATCTGTTCATGTGAAGCAAGCTCGTCGACGTATGGTGTATGAAGAGTTTTTATTATTTCAGTTAAAGATGCAAGCATTCCGTAAAATGTCAAGAGAACAAGCATCAGGAATATCTTATGATATTGATATGAACAAAGTGGATGCTTTTATAGATTCGTTGCCCTTTGAACTAACTAAAGCACAAAAACGTGTGGTTTCTGAAATCTTACAGGATATCTCGTCCCCTCTTCGAATGAACAGGTTGTTGCAAGGGGATGTTGGCTCAGGTAAAACAGCGGTTGCAGCTGTTTGTATGTATGCCGTCATTTCTTCTGGGGCTCAAGCTGCATTGATGGTACCAACAGAAATACTAGCTGAACAACACTTAGATTCATTAACTGAACTGTTAGAACCGTTTGGAGTTTCCGTTACATTATTAACAAGTTCAGTCAAAGGAAAAAAGCGACGTGAGCGTTTAGAAAAACTAGCAACTGGCGAAATCCAAATGATTGTGGGAACCCATGCTCTTATTCAAGAGGAAGTCATTTTTCACAAATTAGGACTAGTTATCACAGATGAACAACATCGCTTTGGTGTGGAACAGCGCAGGGTACTTCGAGATAAAGGCGAACACCCTGATGTCTTATTCATGACCGCAACACCTATTCCACGAACGTTAGCAATTTCGGTATTTGGTGATATGGATGTTTCTGTAATAGACGAGCTTCCTGCAGGAAGAAAACAAATAGAAACGTACTGGGCAAAGCATAATCAGTTAGACCGTGTTTTAAACTTTATTCAAAAGGAATTGCAAAAAGGAAGACAGGCTTATGTTATTTGTCCTCTAATCGAAGAATCGGAGAAACTAGATGTTCAAAATGCAATTGACGTCCACGCTATTCTTCAAAGTCACTATCAAAACTATAAAGTTGGTTTAATGCATGGAAGATTATCTTCAACCGAGAAAGATGAAGTAATGGAGGATTTTAGTACCAATACAACTCAAATTCTCGTATCGACGACAGTAGTTGAAGTCGGCGTAAATGTTCCTAATGCCTCAATTATGGTCATTTATGATGCAGAACGATTTGGCCTTTCGCAACTTCACCAGCTACGAGGTCGTGTGGGACGTGGGGAGTTCCAATCCTATTGTATTTTATTGGCTGACCCGAAATCAGAAGTTGGAAAAGAACGAATGAAAATCATGACGGAAACCAATGATGGCTTTGTGTTGTCAGAAAAAGATTTAGAGTTACGGGGACCTGGAGACTTTTTCGGGCAAAAGCAAAGTGGTCTTCCACATTTTAAATTAGGTGACATCGTTCATGATTTCAGAACTTTAGAGGTAGCCAGACAGGATGCGAGCGAACTCGTGCGAACAAAGGCGTTTTGGGAGGACGGTTCATGGGCATTAATAAGGAATTATTTAAAAGAAAATGGCGTATTTGATGGAGAAAAACTAGATTAA
- the sdaAA gene encoding L-serine ammonia-lyase, iron-sulfur-dependent, subunit alpha, protein MFKNVAELVELAELQNKLISEVMIEQEIEVSGRTREEIRKQMQGNLDVMEQAVTRGITDKVTSVSGLTGGDALLLQQYIKKGNMLAGDSLLHAVSMAMATNEVNAAMGTICATPTAGSAGVVPGTLFGIKDKLQPTREQMIDYLFTAGAFGFVVANNASISGAAGGCQAEVGSAAGMAAAAVVQLAGGTPKQSAEAMAIALKNMLGLVCDPVAGLVEVPCVKRNAIGASIAITAADMALAGITSRIPCDEVIDAMYKIGQTMPIALRETAEGGLAATPTGRELEAEIFGIPLERK, encoded by the coding sequence ATGTTTAAAAATGTTGCAGAACTAGTTGAATTAGCCGAGTTACAAAATAAGCTCATTTCAGAAGTGATGATAGAGCAAGAAATCGAAGTGTCAGGAAGAACTAGGGAAGAAATCAGAAAACAAATGCAAGGAAATCTTGATGTAATGGAACAAGCAGTCACAAGAGGAATTACAGACAAAGTTACATCAGTCTCTGGTTTAACAGGTGGAGATGCACTTTTATTGCAACAGTATATAAAAAAAGGAAATATGTTAGCTGGTGACTCCCTTTTACATGCCGTTAGTATGGCGATGGCAACGAATGAAGTAAATGCAGCGATGGGAACCATCTGTGCCACTCCAACGGCGGGTTCAGCAGGTGTTGTTCCCGGAACATTATTCGGGATAAAGGATAAGTTACAACCAACAAGAGAGCAAATGATCGATTATTTATTTACGGCAGGGGCATTTGGATTTGTAGTGGCAAACAATGCATCGATATCAGGGGCGGCAGGTGGCTGTCAAGCTGAAGTAGGCTCTGCTGCAGGGATGGCCGCAGCAGCTGTTGTTCAATTAGCCGGTGGAACACCAAAGCAATCAGCAGAAGCGATGGCAATCGCATTAAAAAATATGCTTGGACTCGTCTGTGACCCTGTGGCTGGGTTAGTAGAGGTCCCATGTGTGAAGAGAAATGCGATAGGTGCTTCTATTGCTATTACTGCTGCAGATATGGCATTGGCGGGAATTACAAGTCGAATTCCCTGTGATGAAGTGATTGATGCCATGTATAAGATAGGGCAAACGATGCCAATTGCATTACGAGAAACAGCAGAAGGAGGGTTAGCGGCGACTCCAACTGGGCGTGAGCTTGAAGCGGAAATCTTTGGAATCCCGCTTGAAAGAAAATGA
- the sdaAB gene encoding L-serine ammonia-lyase, iron-sulfur-dependent subunit beta: MKFRTVFDIIGPVMIGPSSSHTAGAARIGRVARTLFGKQPDWAVISFYGSFAKTYKGHGTDRAVVGGILDFDTFDERIIQSLEIAKQHNLGITINEEEAIPNHPNTAKIILGNDKEKLELVGISIGGGKIEIIELNGFQLRLSGNHPALLVVHDDRYGVIANVSNVLAGLHINIGHMEVSRKDKGQEALMVIEVDQNLNEDILTKIGQLEHIKKVSKIHD; encoded by the coding sequence ATGAAGTTCCGTACCGTTTTTGATATTATTGGTCCAGTTATGATAGGTCCTTCAAGTTCACATACAGCTGGAGCAGCACGGATTGGCAGAGTGGCACGAACGTTATTTGGGAAACAACCTGATTGGGCCGTTATCTCATTTTATGGTTCCTTTGCAAAGACGTATAAAGGACATGGAACCGATAGAGCGGTTGTTGGGGGAATACTTGATTTTGACACCTTTGATGAACGAATCATTCAATCATTAGAAATAGCTAAACAACATAATTTAGGAATTACAATCAACGAGGAAGAAGCTATACCAAATCACCCTAATACAGCTAAAATTATTCTTGGAAATGATAAAGAAAAGTTAGAACTCGTTGGTATATCCATCGGTGGAGGCAAAATTGAAATCATTGAGTTAAATGGATTTCAATTACGATTATCTGGGAACCACCCTGCGTTATTAGTAGTACACGATGACAGGTATGGCGTCATAGCGAATGTGTCAAATGTATTAGCGGGTCTCCACATAAATATAGGACATATGGAGGTTTCGCGAAAAGATAAAGGGCAAGAGGCGTTAATGGTCATTGAAGTTGACCAAAATTTAAATGAAGATATCCTGACTAAAATCGGTCAATTGGAACATATCAAAAAAGTGTCAAAAATCCATGACTAA